The genome window gctctggtgggAGGCTGCGCTTGTTGGTGGCTGCCGCCTTCTGCAGCACCTTCTTGGCTTCCTCGATTCTGCCCTTGGTCACCAGCCAGCGAGCTGACTCTGGGAGCACCCTGCCAGGAGAGGAGGCCAGCAcatgctgctgtgtcctgctgagctcccccacagcccctttCTCTGGGACCATGTCCAGCAAGCCTTGGAATCACCACAGGACCAGAtcccagaaccacagaaccTTCAGccttggaagggacccacaaggatcatcaagtccagctctaAAGTGAATGGCCCATGGGATCAATGGGTCTAAGTACCCTAAATTTAGGCTCCAAAGGCCACATTTGGAGACctgaagcagagcagctgctgctgtcagcagtgcagtgcccagggaggtgtgctgagctctgcagcagctcctccagcacctgcaCTCCAATGGGAAAGACCCAGCTTGGTTCtgagctgccacctcctcctcacTCACATCCTCACATCAGGGCTGTGTCTTACAGGAcaactgccctgctcctccttaCCAGATGTAGAAGAAAAGGGCAAACATAGGAGCAGATCCTGCAAtctccagcagcctccagtGGCGAATCCCATAAGTCAAACCAGCCACCAACATGTCACCGATGGCGGCAGCCGTGTGAGTGACGAGCAGCGCCTTTGTCCGGTGGGAGACACCAACCCATTCTGTAGCTAAGAGGAAAAACGAAGGTTCAGGCTTTGTTTTGGTCTCTCTTTTGTTATTGTGTCTTGTGAGGCCAAGTCTGCTCCCTCAGGGCAAGGGCGTCCCACTCACCCAGGGACACGACTGCAATCATAATTCCTGACACTGCAGCTCCCACGACACACCTGAAGGCCATGAACACATAGAAATGGGGCACAAAGGCAGTTGCCAGGCCAAACACGCCCTGCAGGAGGATGCAGATGAGAAAGACTGGCCGCCTGCCTATCCTgtggaaggagagggaagacCCAGTCAGTAcctggagagaccccagggcGAGAGGGAAGAGCACAGGAGGGATGCAAAGTGATTTGGAAACCAGAGGAGATTTGACATCCATGTGAAAATAGCTCCTCTTTACAGCCCAAGAAACAATGTGCAGAAAAATCAGTGTCTCCAGTGTTGACACATCATGGTTCTGGCAAAGCCTGAGACACCAGCAGGGGCTAAACTTGTGATTTGTGAGGAACCCCCCACAAGGCTGTATCTGCCTCTCTTTCCAACCCTCAGACATTTCCAGACCTCTCAGGTGGGGCCCAGATGCCCAATCTCAGGCAAGGGGATTGCATCCTGTGAAGGTTCAGTGCATGGACAGTCTGCCCCCTGatctgggctgtccctgggtgctgggcaAAGTctctgggaaggagctgtgttTCCTCACCTGTCACTTAGCATCCCAAAGATCATGGCTCCAATGAGAAGCCCAGCCATGTAGATGGACTGGGAGATGTCATTGAGGACCGCCCTGTCACACACCAGGTCAaactggaggaaggaaaagacagaagCTGTTGGTTTTGACAGACTCCAGCCGCTCTCTGGGCTTGGGCAGCCTTTCTGGTTGGTGGTGGATGCAGGATTTGTGTGCCTGAGCTcttgctccagcccctgggagcagagaagCCCTCAGGAGGGCTTGAGCCCTTCATGGTGAGCACTTAGGGCACAAATCAGTGGTGGGGCTGGTGCCCctctgctgggtgctggcatCTGCaggattcccctgcagcccaaaGGTCCCTGAGGGAGCATTCTGGTTGTCAGCTTTTATTTAAAGTGTGGCCTTGGGGTGAGAGCTGTATCAGCTTTCTTGTCTGGCTgaaaaggcagggcagggtggaaagaggaggagagcagTGCTTTTTACTGATAAAGGAGGAATGGCAAGGGATGCAGCTGCTGACACCTGCAGGGAAGCCTTGTCTGAAATGGACTTGGTGCTCCAGGGTCACCAAGGAGCTTCTGCAAATGACAGAGGTTGGACTttctcctgtgtcccagctccatGGAAGGTACTTGTGAGaaagtgctggagctggcaggtagaaaaggagggaggagggctgAGGGAAagtgagaaaggagaaaaggtcTACAGAgggagaatcacagaatcatggaatcatttaggttgggaTAGAACTCCAAGAACATCACGTACAACCTTTGACAGACCACTACCATGTAAACTAGAAAGGTGGGAGATGAGGCAGAATGGAGAAATTGAGCTGCTGATAAACAAGGCTTTTGCTCAACTGCAAGGCCCTGGCATGTCTTGTTGCAGCCCTGAAGGTTCCTGGAGGCCCAAGAAATATCAATGCAAGCACTTGGAAGGTGAATGTCTTTCACAGAGGAGATGGTGTGAGTAGAAGCAGGCAGAAGAACAGGGGGTACTGTGGCATGGATGGCCAAAAGATCCCTCCAGGCAGATCCATCATGAAGTCAAAGGTCTGGATAGTGGAAAGGGGATGGATGGTGGGCAGAAGATGTGCTGGACTCACACCCCCAcagtccctgcctgtgctctcccCAGGCATCTTCACCGTGGCCTTGATGCAACGAGCTCCCAGGGATTCCATCTGTGTGATGGAGGCAAAACCCTGCAGTAAATCTCAGCctgactgcagcacagctggcactggctggCCAAAGCACAGGCCAGGATATTCCACCCCCTCCCAGAAGGCAATGACAGAAGGCAATGAGGCTTATGGTCATGGTTAATATTGGCTTATTGCAATTCTCTTGTTTTGTACCCAGGTGAAATGTCAACAAAAGTGCCCAACATTAAACTGAAAATGGATCCCCGGAATCTGCAGATCCAGACATTTACAGTGGAGAAATTACTGGAACCACTGATAATTCAGATATTTTAGAGTTGCAGAAAGTAAGCTGGATAACCATAGAGGGAAGGGAATAAGGCTGAAGAACTTTGACTAAAGTAAGCTGGATAACCATAGAGGGAAGGGAATAAGGCTGAAGAAGTTGTGACTAAAGAAAGCTGGAGAACCACAGAGGGAAGTGAAGAACGCTGAAGAATTTTTGTCTAAAGAAAACCGGATAACTATAGAGGGAAGTGAATAAGGCTTTTGACTTTTGACTAAAGACATTATTTTGAAagtcacagccacagctcttctgcagcacagctgtcaCTGGCTGAGCAAAGCACAGGCCAGGATATTCCCATCCCTCCTTTCCACATCCCAGCAGATCCAGCAGCAGGTACAGACCTCGGTCAGCAGGGACGGTGGCTGCTCTGAGGGGTACACCCAGCCACTGCTGCACTTCTCAGTGTGGTTCAGTCCATAGGCCAGGATGGAATCCAGGTCCCAGTCCACCGGGGAGAACATGGAGCACTGCTCAAAGTGCCCGTCGGGGCCCCGGGGCAGGGTGAGgttcagctgctcttcctgcgTCAGGTTGGGGCCGACGGCGAGGATCCAGCTGGTGTCACAGTGGTGAGGCACTTCCACCACCATGAACACTTGGCCAACCATTTGGAAAGGGTTGAGAAGTagtggcagggagaggagcaggatcAGCAGTTTCTGATAGAGCCCAAACTCCCCCAGAGCCCTTAAAAGATCCCCAAACTCAGCCATGACGAGCACCTCTGTGGCCAGGCTGCGCCGGTGCCTGTGGCTTAAATAGGCAAATATTAATGTTTAAACTGTGTGAGCACTAAAGCCCTAATCCAGTGTGATAAAATGAGCACCTGCACTGGCACACCAGTCCATTCTGATGATACAGTGCAGTGCTCCAGGCTGCACTTTGTCACCAGccattccctccctgctctggagaAGAGATCAAAGGTGCCAGAGCACTGTCACTCTTGGGGATGGTATAGTGACATCTtgtccttctccagcctgaCAAGTGTCACAAGGCCTCCTGAAGGcggctgagctgcagctcaagGTTTGTGTCTGAGGCATGAAGCTGGGATTCTGCAAATGAGGGTTAATTTTGCTGGGGGTGGGGATGCAAGCAGAGTAAATTTGCTGCTCCCATTAATGGTTTAATGACTACAGAGAGCATCCTGGAGACAGAGATATGTGAGAGAATatggaagagaagcagaagagcaCTTCCCCTCTGGGGCTGGAAATATGTCTGGTAGTCCAATAGACTTGCTCTTGACAGCTGTGTCCCAAGctctctgttttcatttgtaGAAACACTGGTTAGTCATAAAAGTAGATCTAAACTACGGTTTCTTGGGATAATCCTAAAATAGACGTGGCTTAGAGAGTACCCTCAGGGAAAAGAGCAGGTTACACCCAGAGACATTCAGAGCACACAGGATTTGGGAAATGACACCAGCTTGGCTTTGCCTGAGGTTCTGATGTCACTTGAAAAGCAGATTGACCTGGTTTCTGCTGCACATCTGAGCTGCTTCCTGGCTGGATTCCCTGAGTGGCTTGTGTCTTTATTCCTGGCAAACTGGCTAGCTGGATTGCCCTCAGTGTGTGACATTTTGTGCGTCGTTTGGCAGAAGTTGGTTTTACCAGAGCCCCTGGCTGCTTTTTGCAGAGCCATGAACACATCAGTAACCTGCTCATTTCAAATCTGCTCTCCAGTGCTTTGTCTTTCACTCTCAGTGCCCATGGTATATCTGAGCCCCCAACAAAGGCACTCCTGGGTCACACAACCTGGATTGGTGTTTCAGGAGTGGGAATAGCTCTGTTGTGCTTGTGAGAGTCAGTAAAGGAGAAGGATATTGGATTTTAAAGCATCACCCCTAAGCTGGAGTGGGAGAGTGAGATCCCACTGGTTTGTGCTGTTCAGAGTAAAGGAAGAGAGGAGTAAATGTTACTCAAAGTTGTGTAAAATCACACCAGTGCTGTGCATTTATCATCTGCACACACCACCCAGCCAAACATCGCTCAGCTCTGCGTCCACATCCTTGGATGAGTGGACTTGCTGCTATTCAGAGACATTCCCTGAAGCAGGAGGCTGAGCTACACGACTTCCAGAGATTCCTTTTGCCCTAAATGCATCTCTGGCCTTTTGGTGGGATGATTGGCCAAGGAGATCTGCTCTGGCAGAGACATTTTGTCCCTGTCCTCTTGTTCTCTGCAACAAGCTCAAGTCTTCAGGCTCACCCTGTTGTGTGTGGCTCATGGTGTCCCCTCCCATTCCTCCttttggcactggtgaggcagGGAGATTGTTGgggtatattttattttattttattttattttattttattttattttattttatttatttcatttcatttcatttcatttcattttgtttatatactttcattttgttctattttaaaaattaatcattttaacacctctacctttttttttttttacagacagCTGATTAAAACATGTGAACTGATGTGCTTTATGGCCCTTTTGAGTGTGCACGTGTTCATGCTTTGACCCTCTGGGGTTTCTCTTGAGCTTGTTTATCATGAGTATAATTGTTAACTCCTATAGCATTTATGGTATGTAATATTTATGCAAAGGGCActcagggaggagcagagtgcaggggcacagggagagcagattTAGCAACGTCCCCACACCCCAAGACTTCAAGACATCAGGGTTcatttccctcctctgccccctTCTGACCTTGGCAAACTCATTTCACTTTTCATTGCTTATCATTGTACACCTGATTTGAAGAATCACTTTTGCTCCCATATCAGCAAActtgtgctgttttaaaaagattaaaaatcccacacagctctccctgtggttttttttttcttttcacctaTATGAAGAACTCCTTCTCTGAAAGGTCATAATTTAACATCTCCAAGTCTTCAGAAGACAGACTGTCATAATCATCTTTGTCTCCTGATGTTTTTCTGCTCCTGTTCATTTTTTCAGAAGCCTCCCGGTCAGTTTTGGTGGAATCAACATGAAAATGATCTTGGACACCCTGATTAGAGGTTTCAGAAGCACAGCTGCTGAACATGTCTGTTGAGGGACAATTGCCATCCTGTGCAGGGAGATGCTTTTTTGTGGAGCCTTCAGCACTGAGCCCCATCCCAAACATTtcttctgctgcctttggagCCTGGCGTTGTGGGtccacctgcagcaggagttCACAGCCCTGAATCCCTTCCAGGTCTCTCACATTAATCTCATCCTGCCCATCAAGAAGTGAGAGGCTGGAGGTGTCCCAGAGCTCTACTGAAGTGTTTGTTTCTGATGAGACTTCctggaaaaaatcaaaaggatTTGGATCAAAGAAAGGTGGAGTTTCTGCCTCTGAGCTTTGCAAATCTGAATTTGGAGTTTCATTTGCTACACTGGGGAAATCTTGTTGTCCAGAAAACAACAAGTTACTGCCCCCCAGAAAATCCATGTTGCCAAACTGAAGCTCAGCATCCTTGGGTAACTCTTCTGAATTgcctgatgaaaaaaaaatcccatcctgtGCCCCTGTGTCCTGGACATCCAAGCCCAAGAGGTTCTGGGCTCCTGGCAGATGAGCATCATGGTGATTCCCTTCCCTGGTGAGTTTTTTGCTGTTGTCAGCTGCAGGCACAAGACACAATTCCTCCAGAATCTGCAGAGGGTTTGTTCCATGGCTTGAGCTTCCTGCAGATTCTTTCTGACTCTCCTGTGCTGGCATGAGAGGGGGCCAAGAGCTGTCGTGTTGCTGCCAAACCTGACTATTTAAAGAATCTTGGTCATGAATGTCAAGTTCAGTTCTCTCAGGTTTATCATCATGTGACATGGGAGCTGACAACAGGACATCATCCTCCTTGCcctcagcagagcctgaggatcctccagagccctcctgggTGTGTTTAGGGAACACCTCCACCTTTccaggctgtggcagctgaTCATTCTTGGAggcattttgctttgcttggctggaggagctgaggagccCCTGGGCCTTTTCTGCCCTGCCATCAATATTTGCTGGTTCTGAGGATCCTGCAGGTTTTTCTGGTGGACTCTGCTTCTTCTCTGAGGAGTGACCAAACAAAGTGGCCAGGGCTGAttggggttttgtgggtttcCTCTGGGTTATTGTTTCTTTCCTGGGAGTTCTGCCTTTCTCTTCAGAGCCAAAAAGGGTAATGAAGGGGTTTTTCCCAAGCCTGAAACCTTTACCTGGTGTCTCTCTACAGGCTTGGCTGCTTCTGGCCTCCTTGCTCTGGGCTCCAGCCTGTGACACAGGCCCAGTGCTTTCCCCTGGAAGTTTCAGATCCACTTTTTCTTCACCTACTGGATGGGCTCTGCATTTGTCCAAGGATGTATTTGGTTTGGAATATTCTGATGTCTTGTCTGGTTGATCAGAAATGTGCAAGGTGTTTTCACCAAGAACTTCCCTGGATTCCTTTGACTCGGGCTTGTTGACTTCATCCTGTGAGGGGCAAGGGGCACAAGTTCCTTTCAGAGGTGTGTCTATTGATATTAGAAAATCCTTGTCAGGTGATTTGGTATCATGTCTCCAAATACCCTCATGGGTGTCACTTTTCAGTGGGCCACATGTGTCCTTGGGTTCTGTTTCCTGTAAAGAGGACACATCATGATCATCTGTCCTGTCTGGGCAACCAGCTGAAGAGACTCTGCtcttttcagcttcattttcctgAGATGTATGCTCAGGACTGGGCTCTTCCAGAGAAGCTGACATAGTTACTGGCTTGTCTTCTTTTGTCTTCTCAAATTCTGCCCCTTTGCTCTCAATTCCAGGCAAATCACTTCTGCTGGATGGCTGCAGAGCTTCCCCCAAAGTTAATGGCATCTGTTTGCCAGGGAATTCTCTGGTGTTTCCCTTTGATTTCTTATTTAACATTTCAGAGATCTCAGGTGACACACCTGGCCCTTCTGGCTCCGGGGAACCAGGAGATACAGAAGAGGTCCTCAGAACTCCAGAGGGGGAATGGGCTTCTTCAGCTTCATCTTCAGGGGAATCAACATCCTCAGCTGTATATTTTAGCTCTGTATTTGTGGTGTTTCTGGTTTTGGGCTCTCCTGGCACATGAGTGGCCTGTGTGCTGTTCATTCCCTCTCCAAGGTGATGCTTGGTCCCCGCAGTACCTGGGGTGGCTGTGATCTGCTCAGGTTTGTCATCTGTGATTGTGCCTCCTTCACTGGGTGTGCTCAGTGAGCCACAGACCTTGTTTTGTGTCACTGGCACCTCTGTGGCAGCCAGAGtgcagccccctgtgccccccaggtacatcctggggctgggtttAGTGCTTTGGTGTGTGGGGTGGGGAGCAAGTgaggcaccaggcagggctttcACAGGCTCCaggaagggaggcagggaggcaCAGGCAGGTCCTGTCTTCAGCTGGGCTTGGCCCTGCTGGATTGCAGCCACTCTCTGGGACACCTTCCCACCCTGCTTCCCTTCAGgcacatccccatccccagtgtCTCCAGggcctctctgctctctgtccttgggccagggacacccctgCTCTCTTTCCTTGGTGTAGGTGATTCCAGGTAAGAATCTTCCCTTCTCCACTGCTCCCTCCTGACCCCTGAGCAccatcctgcctgcagcctggtAGGATTGCAGGCTCAGTGCAGGCTTTTTCCAGGAGCACACTCCATTTCCAGCTTTCCCACCTAGAGCCAAGGCTGGTTCTGAAGGTGGCCAGACTGTTCTGAGCTTGTTCCCTctgagggcagccctgctgttcctgtgctcaGCCAGTTGAAGGTCACACTGTGCATTGAAGGATGTGGGTTTCTCTCTTGTTTCAATCTTTTTGGCCCTGTTACACCAGTCCTGGGGCTGTGGTCCATGCTGAACCTGGTGGTGCTCCAACCTTTCCATCTCACCTCtgcttccagccccagccatcaGCTTGTAGTGGACTTGGCAGTAAAACACCCCGTGGAGGGCAGCATAGTTTTGcaagctggaaaacacagattGGCACAGCTGTCAGTGGCTGTGAGGGAGGGGAGCTGTGGCACTGATGGACAGGCTTTCAGCAAAGCAATTTCTcactggggaagggagggagggggttgAAGAAAGAAACCTTTCAAAAGTAGTGTTGGCTTTCACAGAatatgtttgatttttctttcagacacCAAAACAACgtgaaaaattaaacatttccttGCAATACCTCTGGGGGCTGTAGCCCAGGCTGTGTGCAATCCCCTTCTCATTTACAAGCCGGGCTACACACCAGTACTTCATCTCTGCCCCTGTATGCACAGAGTGAACCTTTTGGGTAAAAGTGCCCAGGGCTCCCATGATACAACTGCACGATGGGAGGAAgggtctgcagagctgggggcagcaggatTTCAAGCAGCCTCACAGGAGTGGCTGTCTCAGCCACTGAGAAGCTAAAACAAGTCAGCTTTGTGCCCTGGGGATAGGGAAGCCAATGGTCCTGAGCTGCATGGCAAAGAGAAGTGAATGTTCCTCTATATTTGACTTTTGTAGGATTCCATGTGGAGTACTTCATCCAGTTTTGGGCTCCTCACAGCAAAAAAAGACATTGCTGTACtgggaggaatccagcaaaaaGCCACTAAAGTGGTGAGGGACCTGTGTGAcctgaggagaggctgagagctggGTTAGCCAGGAGAAGGTTAGGAGGGAAAAACTCATGGGTGTGTGTGTCTATTTTGTGGGAGGTTATAGAAAAGACAGGGCAGGAGTGCTCTTGGAGAGGggcagtgacaggatgagagacAATGGGAACAAGTTGTGACACAGGGAATTGTGATGAGATGCAAGAAAAGCCATTTTCACTGGTGTTCAGATGTTCAAAGGGGGCCCCAACTGAGATTGTGTAACCTCCAGCTTTGAAGCCATTTACACCTCTCCTGGCCATgttcctgagctcctgccttccttgggCCTGGGAAGACTGGGTGGAAGCTTccagaggtgccttccaacctACCTGGCTTGATGTAAAGCTTGGGAATGTGATTTGGTGCTGGACAGTGCTGGGTAAATGGTTGGATATAGTACAGGAaatgttttgtatttaaatatctgtatagaggcttttccccagaggtcccggttgtccttgatgggctgcagctgtgatgtccttaattgggctgcagctgtgaccaatggagataactgggataaaagggggcgggttagtgagtcagggagagccttggaggagccctggtctgagagagaacagcatgcagaagaaggagtcagtgaagatctACGGCCATGAGACTACACCGAAGAGGTATGGACTTGAGAAGTCTGATAATATCATTATGGGATTCTAGAGAAATACTAGAACaacagctggactcaatgatcttagaggccttttccaaccttaatgattctacGAACATAGGAGGCACCCAAATGAACTCCTCCAACTACATCTCCTGTCAGTATTCCCAAACTGAACATTTATTGTAGTTCCAGCTCACCCTTGCACCACCAGCCATGCAGATTCCTGATCCAGAGGCATCTGCAGGCTTGAGGTGGGCAGACTTCAGCCTCCAGTGATGCAGAGGCTGATGGAATCAGGGAAACTGCCTGGCCCTTTTCCTCATTTCCCGAGTCCTGCTCTGTCAGAATTACCCTTGGACAAATTTGATGGGAACTTCCTGGGCATCCCTTAGAAATAAATGCTCTGACCACTCACCTCAGCTTCCTCCCGCAGACGCGGCAGCAGAAACACGAGTGGTGCACACAGAGCTTGTCAGTGCCCACACGCTCCATGGGGTAGACAGGCTTCAGGCAGGAGGCACACATTTCTTTCAGCATGGGCTGAGGAAGGAGAGACTGAGGTTAAATAACTGAATCATGACCAGCTGGAAGTGCATCTGCAAGGTAATTTACTGAATCTCCTGCTTGCGTTGAGTTTTCTTGTTGTTCTCTTGGAGATCTGTTGGGAGAGTTGAGATTCCTGTCTGCCTCAAATTGCCTGTCATCTTGGATGGGTCAGTGTTGATTTTCAGTCAGAACAGAAAGACATTACACCCTCATATCTCTGATGAGAAAAAGTATGTTTGTTTGATTGGGAGTAAATGATTCATTCAgttgaattatttaaaaaccttGAGGGAGGTGAGAAATGTTGCTCTGACTCAAAAACTCCTGGAATCACTGGTATCTCATGGCTGCTCACACAGACATGGTCCAAGCCCTGGAAAGGCAGCTCATTTCAGTGTAAACCTTCCACAGCTCCATGGATCTGGTGGTTTACTCCCCTGTGTTTACTCTCTGGATTGTGTTGTGTGCCACAGCCTGATTCCCCAAACACCTCTTTATGTGAGAAGCCCAGAGAATCTCTCTGAAACTCATTTCCAGCACCACCCACAGTAgtggagagagaaagaggggaaaaaaaagattttggcTATCAGCCCAGCTGTAGAAATAGCTCCATCATGGTCAAGtgagccagagcaggcaggtggCAGTGGGGATGTCTCTGTGCACCCCTCACTGTGGTGCAAAGCAGAGGCTCAGCTGGTGGGTTAATCTGAAATTCCAAAACCCCAGAAGGAACACAGCTGGGCCCAGCCTAACTCTGACAGATCAATGCTCTAAGTACTgatattgtatttgcagggaatgtCCTGACAAaagcaggaatgatgaatctgactccatgtcctcagaaggctaatttattactttataatactgtattatattaaagaacgctatactaaactatactaaagaatacagaaaggatacttactgaatgctaaaaagataataatgaaaactcctgactctttccagagtcctgacacagcttggccctgattggccaaagagtgaaaacaactcacagcagaatccaatgaaacaatcacctgtagataaacaatctccaaacacattccacatgagcacaacacaggagaaacaaatgagatgagaattgttttccttttttctgaggcttctcagcttcccaggagaaaaagcCTGGGTGAAGGGGtatcagagaatgtgaatgccacataCTGACACTCCCTCACATTGGGACAACTCTGCCTCTTTGTAGGGAGCTTATTTGCCACAGTTTTGCTGGGGCTCTCTGATtcttctttccccccccccccccccccccatatgTTCCTACCCTGGTTTGCAGGATTTTCAGCTCAGAGAAAAGGCAAGTTCACTTTCTGCCCTCTTGTGGAGTGGCTGATGGCCAGATTTGAGCTGTGACCAGAGTAAACAAGTTGGcatccagagaagctgtgggtgccccttccctgggaatgttcaaggccagattggatggactctgagcaacctgatccactggaaagtgtccctgcccatggcagggctttgaaattagatgatctttaagatcccttccaacctaaaacATTCTCTGGCTCTGTGTTTCTATGAAACAGGAAAGATGTTTCTGTATCTCAAGAGAGGAGTGGACATGAACAAAAACAAGACAGGGAACAAAACCTTGTCTTTTACTTGCAACAGACACCTGGAGAAccaatttttaactttttaacttCCATTTGTCTGAACATACCATTAAGGCCAAatcatctttattttcctgtgacAACACTTTCAAGAAAATGAGTTTAACATCTTGaggtttctttcttccttctagGAGgaaacatgtaaaaaaaatccctgtctTTCCTTCAGTCTGAAATGATCCCAGCACCCCTCTGCTCTTCCAGTCCTTTGCAGAGAGCCGACCATAGGTGTGTAAGTGAATACAGAAATAATGGGTCTAAACTCCCACTGTTCTCAGTGGAGGTCCAGTTAAGGGAATCTAAAGATTCTAAAGAATCTAAAACATCTACCCTGAAACAGGCCCATGTAGTTGTAGAAAACAGATCTGCTTGCAAGGTGAATTTCACCAATGTGACTGCTGAACTTCCTCTGCTGGTGATGAGCTCTCACCCAGCACAAGGTCTGTGCCCTGGCAGAGAAGAGCAACTTAACATGTCTGTGTTATGTAAGAAAAAATATGCTTTGCTTTAATCATGAGcaaagaaggaagcagagctgttTAGCCAACAAGCAGGATCTCTCCTCTGAACTGGGAATGGATATCTGAACTCCTGGAGTGTCTTTCCAAAGTGGGGTAACCTTTTATAGGGGATACTGGTCTCTTTCATAGGGGGATTTATTTTCAATGGTCCTTGTCTGACACGTGGCA of Molothrus ater isolate BHLD 08-10-18 breed brown headed cowbird chromosome 1, BPBGC_Mater_1.1, whole genome shotgun sequence contains these proteins:
- the LOC118694910 gene encoding solute carrier family 22 member 13-like, with the translated sequence MAEFGDLLRALGEFGLYQKLLILLLSLPLLLNPFQMVGQVFMVVEVPHHCDTSWILAVGPNLTQEEQLNLTLPRGPDGHFEQCSMFSPVDWDLDSILAYGLNHTEKCSSGWVYPSEQPPSLLTEFDLVCDRAVLNDISQSIYMAGLLIGAMIFGMLSDRIGRRPVFLICILLQGVFGLATAFVPHFYVFMAFRCVVGAAVSGIMIAVVSLATEWVGVSHRTKALLVTHTAAAIGDMLVAGLTYGIRHWRLLEIAGSAPMFALFFYIWVLPESARWLVTKGRIEEAKKVLQKAAATNKRSLPPELLEQLKPEKEVKSGSFLDLFRTKNLLKVTLIMSCVWFADSIVYYGLSLSVTDFGLDIYLTQLAFGAVELPARISCIFLLEWFGRKKVQGILLLLAGLICLILTGIPEEQPVVITVLATIGKFTATAAFSTSYVYTAELFPTILRQTGVGLCSTMARVAGILAPLIIPLAQYHRAIPKAIFGSIPVLVALFCILLPETRGVDLADDTGNQQPLDEGVQDHFHVDSTKTDREASEKMNRSRKTSGDKDDYDSLSSEDLEMLNYDLSEKEFFI